A section of the Saccopteryx leptura isolate mSacLep1 chromosome 6, mSacLep1_pri_phased_curated, whole genome shotgun sequence genome encodes:
- the F12 gene encoding coagulation factor XII isoform X3: MRALLFLGSLLVSLLESALSTPSQKDPKVHKHTADEHTVDHCGKHNPCQRGGTCVNVPSGPHCICPKHFTGNHCQREKCYESQLLQFFHENETWYRLEPAGVAKCQCQGPQAHCKLLAGKVCRNNPCQHGGRCLEAEGHHLCGCPEGYAGRTCDVDIEASCYNERGFSYRGTAGTTLSGATCQPWASEATYQNLTAEQAVNRGLGDHAFCRNPDNDTRPWCFVWNGDRLSWEYCRLAQCQAPTLAAPSSWPPPWTAAGRQELPSPTLSALRKPLTRAQPPPQSPTADLHVMHGQWTPLLWTHPEGCGQRLRKRLSSLSRVVGGLVALPGAHPYIAALYWGHNFCAGSLIAPCWVLTAAHCLQNRPAPEELTVVLGQDRHNQSCAQCQTLAVLNYLLHEAFSPITYQHDLALLRLQETADGSCARLSPSVRPVCLPSSAAHPAEPEAALCEVAGWGHQFEGAEEYSSFLQEAQVPLIPQERCSAPDLHGTTFAPGMLCAGFPEGGTDACQGDSGGPLVCENEGAERQLILRGIVSWGSGCGDRNKPGVYTDVTYYLTWIREHTDS, from the exons ACTCCATCTCAGAAAGACCCCAAGGTGCATAAGCACACGGCAGATGAACACACAGTGG ACCACTGCGGCAAACATAACCCCTGCCAGAGGGGAGGAACCTGTGTGAATGTACCAAGTGGCCCACACTGCATCTGTCCAAAACATTTCACTGGGAATCACTGCCAGAGAG AGAAGTGCTATGAGAGTCAGCTTCTCCAGTTCTTCCATGAGAATGAAACATGGTATAGACTTGAGCCAGCAGGTGTGGCCAAGTGCCAGTGCCAGGGTCCTCAAGCCCACTGCAAGCTGCTGGCCGGCAAGG TCTGCCGCAACAATCCATGTCAACACGGAGGCCGCTGCCTAGAAGCAGAGGGCCACCACCTGTGCGGCTGTCCCGAGGGCTACGCAGGACGCACCTGCGATGTGG aCATTGAGGCCAGCTGCTACAACGAACGTGGGTTCAGCTACCGAGGCACGGCTGGGACCACGCTCTCTGGCGCAACGTGTCAGCCGTGGGCCTCAGAGGCCACCTACCAGAACCTGACTGCAGAGCAAGCAGTGAACAGGGGACTGGGCGACCATGCCTTCTGCCG GAACCCGGACAATGACACCCGCCCGTGGTGTTTCGTGTGGAACGGCGACCGGCTGAGTTGGGAATATTGCCGTCTAGCACAGTGCCAAGCCCCGACCCTGGCAGCTCCCAGCTCCTGGCCGCCACCTTGGACTGCCGCTGGGCGCCAGGAGCTCCCCTCGCCCACGCTTTCAGCATTACGGAAGCCTCTGACCAGGGCCCAGCCTCCGCCTCAATCCCCGACCGCAG ATTTGCACGTGATGCACGGACAGTGGACTCCCTTGCTCTGGACCCATCCGGAGGGCTGCGGACAACGGCTCCGGAAACGGCTGTCCTCACTGAGTCGCGTCGTCGGGGGATTGGTGGCGCTTCCTGGCGCGCATCCCTACATCGCCGCGCTGTACTGGGGCCACAATTTCTGCGCTGGCAGTctcatcgccccctgctgggtgcTGACTGCAGCTCACTGTCTGCAGAACCG GCCGGCGCCGGAGGAGCTGACTGTGGTGCTGGGCCAGGACCGCCATAACCAGAGCTGTGCTCAGTGCCAGACGCTGGCAGTGCTCAACTACCTCCTGCACGAGGCCTTCTCACCCATCACCTACCAGCACGACCTGG CACTGCTGCGCCTGCAGGAGACCGCAGACGGCAGCTGCGCGCGCCTGTCGCCTTCGGTTCGGCCGGTTTGCCTGCCGAGCAGCGCCGCCCACCCCGCTGAACCCGAAGCCGCGCTCTGCGAGGTAGCCGGCTGGGGCCACCAATTCGAAG GAGCGGAGGAATATTCCAGCTTTCTGCAGGAGGCTCAGGTGCCACTCATCCCTCAGGAGCGCTGCTCCGCCCCCGACCTGCACGGCACCACCTTCGCACCGGGCATGCTCTGCGCTGGTTTCCCGGAGGGCGGCACAGACGCATGCCAG GGTGACTCTGGAGGTCCGCTGGTGTGTGAGAATGAGGGCGCAGAGCGCCAGCTCATCCTGCGAGGCATCGTCAGCTGGGGCTCAGGTTGTGGCGACCGCAACAAGCCAGGTGTGTACACCGACGTAACCTACTACCTGACTTGGATCCGGGAACACACCGATTCCTGA
- the F12 gene encoding coagulation factor XII isoform X2, translating into MRALLFLGSLLVSLLESALSTPSQKDPKVHKHTADEHTVVLTVTGEPCHFPFQYHGQLYHKCTRRGQHGLRPWCATTPNFEQDQRWAYCLEPKKVQDHCGKHNPCQRGGTCVNVPSGPHCICPKHFTGNHCQREKCYESQLLQFFHENETWYRLEPAGVAKCQCQGPQAHCKLLAGKVCRNNPCQHGGRCLEAEGHHLCGCPEGYAGRTCDVDIEASCYNERGFSYRGTAGTTLSGATCQPWASEATYQNLTAEQAVNRGLGDHAFCRNPDNDTRPWCFVWNGDRLSWEYCRLAQCQAPTLAAPSSWPPPWTAAGRQELPSPTLSALRKPLTRAQPPPQSPTADLHVMHGQWTPLLWTHPEGCGQRLRKRLSSLSRVVGGLVALPGAHPYIAALYWGHNFCAGSLIAPCWVLTAAHCLQNRPAPEELTVVLGQDRHNQSCAQCQTLAVLNYLLHEAFSPITYQHDLALLRLQETADGSCARLSPSVRPVCLPSSAAHPAEPEAALCEVAGWGHQFEGAEEYSSFLQEAQVPLIPQERCSAPDLHGTTFAPGMLCAGFPEGGTDACQGDSGGPLVCENEGAERQLILRGIVSWGSGCGDRNKPGVYTDVTYYLTWIREHTDS; encoded by the exons ACTCCATCTCAGAAAGACCCCAAGGTGCATAAGCACACGGCAGATGAACACACAGTGG TTCTCACTGTCACAGGGGAGCCCTGCCACTTCCCTTTCCAGTACCACGGGCAGTTGTACCACAAATGCACCCGCAGGGGCCAACATGGCCTCCGGCCCTG gTGTGCTACTACCCCCAACTTTGAGCAGGACCAACGATGGGCGTACTGCCTGGAGCCCAAGAAAGTTCAAG ACCACTGCGGCAAACATAACCCCTGCCAGAGGGGAGGAACCTGTGTGAATGTACCAAGTGGCCCACACTGCATCTGTCCAAAACATTTCACTGGGAATCACTGCCAGAGAG AGAAGTGCTATGAGAGTCAGCTTCTCCAGTTCTTCCATGAGAATGAAACATGGTATAGACTTGAGCCAGCAGGTGTGGCCAAGTGCCAGTGCCAGGGTCCTCAAGCCCACTGCAAGCTGCTGGCCGGCAAGG TCTGCCGCAACAATCCATGTCAACACGGAGGCCGCTGCCTAGAAGCAGAGGGCCACCACCTGTGCGGCTGTCCCGAGGGCTACGCAGGACGCACCTGCGATGTGG aCATTGAGGCCAGCTGCTACAACGAACGTGGGTTCAGCTACCGAGGCACGGCTGGGACCACGCTCTCTGGCGCAACGTGTCAGCCGTGGGCCTCAGAGGCCACCTACCAGAACCTGACTGCAGAGCAAGCAGTGAACAGGGGACTGGGCGACCATGCCTTCTGCCG GAACCCGGACAATGACACCCGCCCGTGGTGTTTCGTGTGGAACGGCGACCGGCTGAGTTGGGAATATTGCCGTCTAGCACAGTGCCAAGCCCCGACCCTGGCAGCTCCCAGCTCCTGGCCGCCACCTTGGACTGCCGCTGGGCGCCAGGAGCTCCCCTCGCCCACGCTTTCAGCATTACGGAAGCCTCTGACCAGGGCCCAGCCTCCGCCTCAATCCCCGACCGCAG ATTTGCACGTGATGCACGGACAGTGGACTCCCTTGCTCTGGACCCATCCGGAGGGCTGCGGACAACGGCTCCGGAAACGGCTGTCCTCACTGAGTCGCGTCGTCGGGGGATTGGTGGCGCTTCCTGGCGCGCATCCCTACATCGCCGCGCTGTACTGGGGCCACAATTTCTGCGCTGGCAGTctcatcgccccctgctgggtgcTGACTGCAGCTCACTGTCTGCAGAACCG GCCGGCGCCGGAGGAGCTGACTGTGGTGCTGGGCCAGGACCGCCATAACCAGAGCTGTGCTCAGTGCCAGACGCTGGCAGTGCTCAACTACCTCCTGCACGAGGCCTTCTCACCCATCACCTACCAGCACGACCTGG CACTGCTGCGCCTGCAGGAGACCGCAGACGGCAGCTGCGCGCGCCTGTCGCCTTCGGTTCGGCCGGTTTGCCTGCCGAGCAGCGCCGCCCACCCCGCTGAACCCGAAGCCGCGCTCTGCGAGGTAGCCGGCTGGGGCCACCAATTCGAAG GAGCGGAGGAATATTCCAGCTTTCTGCAGGAGGCTCAGGTGCCACTCATCCCTCAGGAGCGCTGCTCCGCCCCCGACCTGCACGGCACCACCTTCGCACCGGGCATGCTCTGCGCTGGTTTCCCGGAGGGCGGCACAGACGCATGCCAG GGTGACTCTGGAGGTCCGCTGGTGTGTGAGAATGAGGGCGCAGAGCGCCAGCTCATCCTGCGAGGCATCGTCAGCTGGGGCTCAGGTTGTGGCGACCGCAACAAGCCAGGTGTGTACACCGACGTAACCTACTACCTGACTTGGATCCGGGAACACACCGATTCCTGA
- the F12 gene encoding coagulation factor XII isoform X1: MRALLFLGSLLVSLLESALSTPSQKDPKVHKHTADEHTVVLTVTGEPCHFPFQYHGQLYHKCTRRGQHGLRPWCATTPNFEQDQRWAYCLEPKKVQDHCGKHNPCQRGGTCVNVPSGPHCICPKHFTGNHCQREKCYESQLLQFFHENETWYRLEPAGVAKCQCQGPQAHCKLLAGKVCRNNPCQHGGRCLEAEGHHLCGCPEGYAGRTCDVDIEASCYNERGFSYRGTAGTTLSGATCQPWASEATYQNLTAEQAVNRGLGDHAFCRNPDNDTRPWCFVWNGDRLSWEYCRLAQCQAPTLAAPSSWPPPWTAAGRQELPSPTLSALRKPLTRAQPPPQSPTAGSWEGAKRLSREGEGQATYQPLVGFPVLSPDSSTDLHVMHGQWTPLLWTHPEGCGQRLRKRLSSLSRVVGGLVALPGAHPYIAALYWGHNFCAGSLIAPCWVLTAAHCLQNRPAPEELTVVLGQDRHNQSCAQCQTLAVLNYLLHEAFSPITYQHDLALLRLQETADGSCARLSPSVRPVCLPSSAAHPAEPEAALCEVAGWGHQFEGAEEYSSFLQEAQVPLIPQERCSAPDLHGTTFAPGMLCAGFPEGGTDACQGDSGGPLVCENEGAERQLILRGIVSWGSGCGDRNKPGVYTDVTYYLTWIREHTDS, encoded by the exons ACTCCATCTCAGAAAGACCCCAAGGTGCATAAGCACACGGCAGATGAACACACAGTGG TTCTCACTGTCACAGGGGAGCCCTGCCACTTCCCTTTCCAGTACCACGGGCAGTTGTACCACAAATGCACCCGCAGGGGCCAACATGGCCTCCGGCCCTG gTGTGCTACTACCCCCAACTTTGAGCAGGACCAACGATGGGCGTACTGCCTGGAGCCCAAGAAAGTTCAAG ACCACTGCGGCAAACATAACCCCTGCCAGAGGGGAGGAACCTGTGTGAATGTACCAAGTGGCCCACACTGCATCTGTCCAAAACATTTCACTGGGAATCACTGCCAGAGAG AGAAGTGCTATGAGAGTCAGCTTCTCCAGTTCTTCCATGAGAATGAAACATGGTATAGACTTGAGCCAGCAGGTGTGGCCAAGTGCCAGTGCCAGGGTCCTCAAGCCCACTGCAAGCTGCTGGCCGGCAAGG TCTGCCGCAACAATCCATGTCAACACGGAGGCCGCTGCCTAGAAGCAGAGGGCCACCACCTGTGCGGCTGTCCCGAGGGCTACGCAGGACGCACCTGCGATGTGG aCATTGAGGCCAGCTGCTACAACGAACGTGGGTTCAGCTACCGAGGCACGGCTGGGACCACGCTCTCTGGCGCAACGTGTCAGCCGTGGGCCTCAGAGGCCACCTACCAGAACCTGACTGCAGAGCAAGCAGTGAACAGGGGACTGGGCGACCATGCCTTCTGCCG GAACCCGGACAATGACACCCGCCCGTGGTGTTTCGTGTGGAACGGCGACCGGCTGAGTTGGGAATATTGCCGTCTAGCACAGTGCCAAGCCCCGACCCTGGCAGCTCCCAGCTCCTGGCCGCCACCTTGGACTGCCGCTGGGCGCCAGGAGCTCCCCTCGCCCACGCTTTCAGCATTACGGAAGCCTCTGACCAGGGCCCAGCCTCCGCCTCAATCCCCGACCGCAGGTAGTTGGGAAGGGGCAAAAAGACTAAGCAGAGAGGGCGAGGGGCAAGCTACATATCAGCCACTCGTGGGTTTCCCTGTCCTCAGCCCGGACTCCTCCACAGATTTGCACGTGATGCACGGACAGTGGACTCCCTTGCTCTGGACCCATCCGGAGGGCTGCGGACAACGGCTCCGGAAACGGCTGTCCTCACTGAGTCGCGTCGTCGGGGGATTGGTGGCGCTTCCTGGCGCGCATCCCTACATCGCCGCGCTGTACTGGGGCCACAATTTCTGCGCTGGCAGTctcatcgccccctgctgggtgcTGACTGCAGCTCACTGTCTGCAGAACCG GCCGGCGCCGGAGGAGCTGACTGTGGTGCTGGGCCAGGACCGCCATAACCAGAGCTGTGCTCAGTGCCAGACGCTGGCAGTGCTCAACTACCTCCTGCACGAGGCCTTCTCACCCATCACCTACCAGCACGACCTGG CACTGCTGCGCCTGCAGGAGACCGCAGACGGCAGCTGCGCGCGCCTGTCGCCTTCGGTTCGGCCGGTTTGCCTGCCGAGCAGCGCCGCCCACCCCGCTGAACCCGAAGCCGCGCTCTGCGAGGTAGCCGGCTGGGGCCACCAATTCGAAG GAGCGGAGGAATATTCCAGCTTTCTGCAGGAGGCTCAGGTGCCACTCATCCCTCAGGAGCGCTGCTCCGCCCCCGACCTGCACGGCACCACCTTCGCACCGGGCATGCTCTGCGCTGGTTTCCCGGAGGGCGGCACAGACGCATGCCAG GGTGACTCTGGAGGTCCGCTGGTGTGTGAGAATGAGGGCGCAGAGCGCCAGCTCATCCTGCGAGGCATCGTCAGCTGGGGCTCAGGTTGTGGCGACCGCAACAAGCCAGGTGTGTACACCGACGTAACCTACTACCTGACTTGGATCCGGGAACACACCGATTCCTGA
- the PFN3 gene encoding profilin-3 — protein sequence MGEWKGYISAVLRDQRIDDVAIVGHSNNRCVWASRPGGLLAAISPQEVDVLTGPDRYTFLQTGLSVAGRGCCVIRDHLLAEGDGVLDARTKRLDRRAICVGYTPRVLLVLMGRRGVHGGILNKTVHKLILWLRTQST from the coding sequence ATGGGCGAGTGGAAAGGCTACATTAGTGCAGTGCTGCGGGACCAGCGCATTGATGACGTGGCCATTGTGGGCCACTCGAACAATCGCTGTGTGTGGGCATCGCGGCCTGGGGGCCTGCTGGCAGCCATCTCACCGCAGGAGGTGGATGTTCTCACGGGGCCAGACCGGTACACCTTTCTGCAGACCGGCCTGAGTGTGGCAGGCCGCGGATGCTGCGTCATCCGAGACCACCTCCTGGCCGAGGGCGATGGAGTGCTGGACGCGCGCACCAAGAGGTTGGATCGGCGCGCCATCTGCGTAGGCTACACTCCGCGAGTGCTCCTCGTGCTCATGGGCCGACGGGGCGTGCATGGGGGCATCCTCAACAAGACAGTGCACAAGCTGATCCTCTGGCTGCGCACTCAGAGTACCTAG